TCTCCTGCTCTTCTAAGCTGCTAGCAATCGCTAAAGCCTTTGTTGAAGCTGAAAGTCCCATCACTAACTGACGGGTCTTTTTTTGCAATTGTTTCTTCCAGTCTACAATTTGTTGGTTTCGACCAAATAGATCAAGTAGTGTCATTGTCTTATCCATTGTATTGTTGCATGGTCTGCTCAAAATTCTCAGTTTGTAAATAATAATTTACAGCACTGTCAACTTTTTCTAATGTGTTTAAAATACTGATATAATCTTCCTCATCAAATTTTCCTAAAACATGATGAATAACTGACATATTATTTTTAGGTCTTCCAATGCCAATTTTCACTCGCTTGAATTCCTGTGTTCCAATATGTTTAATGATGGACTTAATACCATTGTGTCCGCCAGCTGAACCTTTGGTACGAAGACGAATTTTCCCAACTTCCATATCTAGATCATCATAAATAACGAGTAAGTCATCTATATCTAAGCCGTAGTAAGTGAGCAAGGCATGGACTGCTTTCCCACTTTCATTCATAAAAGTAGTCGGTTTTACAAAATAGACTTTTTCTCCATTCAAGAAAGTTGAAGCAATGTCTGCTTGAAAAATCTTATCTGCTGTAAACTTTAGATTTAATTCTTTACACATCTTGTCAACCAACATAAAACCTACATTATGTTTGGTTTCGAAATATTTATCTCCTGGATTTCCCAATCCAACAATTAATTTTGTCATTTTACTCCTTTATAAAAGCCAAAAGGGCTGGAAATTTCTTTCCAACCTATATATTTTAAATTTACACTTGATTTACACATTAAAGCGGAATTCCATAATATCGCCATCTTGAACGATGTATTCTTTTCCTTCTTCACGCAAACGTCCAGCTTCTTTTACAGCCTTTTCAGATCCATATTTTACCAAATCATCATAAGACATCGTCACTGCACGGATGAAACCTTTCTCAAAGTCTGAATGAATGATACCAGCTGCTTGAGGGGCTTTCATACCACGCTTGAAGGTCCAAGCTCGGACTTCCTTTTCACCAGCGGTAAAGTAGGTTCCAAGTCCCAACAAATGATAGGCTGCACGTGTCAACTTGTCTACACCTGATTCTGTCAAGCCGATAGCTTCCAGAAATTCTGCCTTGTCTTCATCGTCCAGTTCAGAAATTTCCTCCTCGGCACGCGCTGAGATGACAACAACTTCAGCATTTTCTGTAGATGCAAATTCACGAATCTGCTTCACATAGTCAATATTGTCTGGATCTGCAACTTCATCTTCACCGACATTGGCCACATAAAGTACTGGCTTAGTCGTTAAAAGAAAGAGACCTTTGACGATTTTTTGCTCTTCTTCTGTGAAATCAATTGTCCGAGCTGACAGACCATCTTCCAGAACAGGTTTGATTTTCTGCAAAACATTAAATTCTGCAACTGAGTCCTTGTCCTTCTGAGTACG
Above is a window of Streptococcus cristatus ATCC 51100 DNA encoding:
- the pth gene encoding aminoacyl-tRNA hydrolase — encoded protein: MTKLIVGLGNPGDKYFETKHNVGFMLVDKMCKELNLKFTADKIFQADIASTFLNGEKVYFVKPTTFMNESGKAVHALLTYYGLDIDDLLVIYDDLDMEVGKIRLRTKGSAGGHNGIKSIIKHIGTQEFKRVKIGIGRPKNNMSVIHHVLGKFDEEDYISILNTLEKVDSAVNYYLQTENFEQTMQQYNG
- the ychF gene encoding redox-regulated ATPase YchF, producing MALTAGIVGLPNVGKSTLFNAITKAGAEAANYPFATIDPNVGRVEVPDARLDKLTELIKPQKKVPTTFEFTDIAGIVKGASKGEGLGNKFLANIREVDAIVHVVRAFDDENVMREQGRESDFVDPMADIETINLELILADLESINKRYARVEKMARTQKDKDSVAEFNVLQKIKPVLEDGLSARTIDFTEEEQKIVKGLFLLTTKPVLYVANVGEDEVADPDNIDYVKQIREFASTENAEVVVISARAEEEISELDDEDKAEFLEAIGLTESGVDKLTRAAYHLLGLGTYFTAGEKEVRAWTFKRGMKAPQAAGIIHSDFEKGFIRAVTMSYDDLVKYGSEKAVKEAGRLREEGKEYIVQDGDIMEFRFNV